The Bremerella cremea genome window below encodes:
- the metK gene encoding methionine adenosyltransferase: MGHPDKMADQISDGILDALLAEDPHSRVACETMVTTGVAIVAGEITTKARIDYQDVIRQVIRDIGYTSDDMGFNADTCAVMVTLDRQSPDIAQGVNDDSAKGKEIGAGDQGLMFGYACNHTPELMPLPVALSHRILNRLTEARQNGEVDWLRPDSKSQVTVEFDGDRPVGIHTVVVSTQHSDKVDNATIKEFVIEKVIKPVLPEEFLDDDIIFHINPTGNFVVGGPMGDCGLTGRKIIVDTYGGWGRHGGGAFSGKDSTKVDRSAAYMGRYVAKNIVAAGLADRCEVQLAYAIGVTEPVSVHIDTFGTGKIDDEKIADLVVKNFPLSPGGIIDYLDLRRPIFRATAAGGHFGRDEFPWENTDKAEELAKQAGITVSA; encoded by the coding sequence ATGGGTCACCCGGACAAAATGGCTGACCAAATCTCGGACGGCATCTTAGATGCCCTTCTCGCTGAAGATCCCCACAGCCGTGTGGCCTGCGAAACGATGGTAACCACTGGTGTTGCGATTGTGGCCGGCGAAATCACGACGAAAGCTCGTATCGACTATCAAGACGTCATTCGCCAAGTGATCCGCGACATCGGGTACACCAGCGACGACATGGGCTTCAACGCTGATACCTGTGCCGTGATGGTCACGCTCGACCGCCAAAGCCCTGACATCGCCCAAGGGGTGAACGACGACTCGGCCAAAGGAAAAGAAATTGGCGCCGGCGACCAAGGTCTGATGTTTGGTTACGCTTGTAACCACACCCCGGAACTGATGCCACTGCCGGTCGCCTTGTCGCACCGCATCTTAAACCGCCTGACCGAAGCCCGCCAAAACGGCGAAGTCGATTGGCTGCGCCCTGACAGCAAGAGCCAGGTCACGGTTGAATTTGATGGCGATCGCCCGGTGGGCATCCACACCGTCGTCGTTTCGACTCAGCACTCCGACAAGGTCGACAACGCGACCATCAAAGAATTCGTGATCGAAAAGGTCATCAAGCCGGTTCTGCCGGAAGAATTCCTCGACGACGACATCATCTTTCACATCAACCCAACCGGCAACTTTGTCGTTGGTGGCCCGATGGGCGACTGCGGTTTGACCGGTCGTAAGATCATCGTCGACACCTACGGTGGCTGGGGGCGTCACGGTGGTGGTGCGTTCAGTGGTAAGGACTCGACCAAGGTCGATCGCAGTGCCGCTTACATGGGCCGCTACGTTGCCAAGAACATTGTCGCCGCTGGTCTGGCCGATCGCTGCGAAGTGCAGTTGGCTTACGCTATTGGCGTTACCGAGCCGGTGAGTGTTCATATCGACACCTTCGGCACCGGCAAGATCGACGACGAAAAGATCGCCGACCTAGTCGTCAAGAACTTCCCGCTTTCCCCTGGCGGCATCATCGACTACCTCGACCTGCGTCGTCCGATCTTCCGCGCAACGGCGGCTGGCGGTCACTTCGGTCGTGACGAATTCCCTTGGGAGAACACCGACAAAGCGGAAGAACTGGCCAAGCAAGCCGGTATCACGGTTTCGGCCTAA
- a CDS encoding UTP--glucose-1-phosphate uridylyltransferase, which translates to MSSLQDLVKQLNEAGQTEMAQYLAVCDDAIAEKLASQLEAIDLAELAELANSDQEEAQRDYTKLNPPQAVRLKEQDAAKLGEAREVGEKLLSEGKVAALLVAGGQGSRLGFEHPKGMFPIGPVSGKTLFQIHLEKIVARTRRYGKPIPLYLMTSPATHAETIEFLDQHDRFGLAPEDLHIFCQGTMPAIDLETKQLLLAEPDQLALSPDGHGGMLAALKKSGCLDNMAQRGIEQIYYFQVDNPLADVCEPEFLGLHHLAESEMSTQVVAKKLPEEKLGILAELDGQLQLVEYSELPSEQAADTIADGTLKHWAGNIAVHGVKVSFLQRMASEAGSLPWHKAIKKIPFVSPAGDVVTPESPNGIKFERFIFDLLPKAHKPMVVEVAPALRFAPVKNADGAPSDTPQSAMEAMCAMHRGWLTECGIACDESRKVEIGPLVALDAAELKKKLAEDPQLAQTDLIDT; encoded by the coding sequence ATGTCGTCACTTCAGGATCTCGTAAAGCAACTTAACGAGGCCGGTCAAACCGAGATGGCCCAGTATCTCGCCGTGTGTGACGATGCGATTGCTGAGAAGCTTGCTTCTCAATTGGAAGCGATTGACTTGGCCGAGTTGGCAGAACTCGCCAACAGCGATCAGGAAGAAGCCCAGCGAGATTACACCAAGCTCAATCCCCCCCAAGCCGTCCGCCTCAAAGAGCAAGACGCCGCCAAGCTGGGCGAGGCCCGCGAAGTGGGCGAGAAGCTCCTTTCCGAAGGCAAAGTTGCGGCCCTGCTGGTGGCCGGCGGGCAAGGCTCGCGTCTTGGTTTCGAGCATCCCAAAGGGATGTTCCCCATCGGGCCGGTCTCTGGCAAGACTTTGTTCCAAATTCACCTAGAGAAGATCGTTGCCCGCACGCGTCGGTACGGCAAACCCATTCCGCTTTACCTGATGACCAGCCCGGCCACTCACGCCGAAACGATTGAATTCCTCGACCAACACGATCGCTTCGGGCTTGCCCCAGAAGACCTGCATATCTTCTGCCAGGGCACGATGCCGGCGATCGACCTGGAAACAAAGCAGCTTCTCCTCGCCGAGCCTGACCAGTTGGCCCTCAGCCCCGATGGTCACGGTGGGATGCTGGCCGCACTGAAGAAGAGTGGCTGCCTAGACAACATGGCCCAGCGCGGCATCGAGCAAATTTACTACTTCCAAGTCGACAACCCCTTGGCCGACGTTTGCGAACCAGAGTTTCTGGGGCTGCACCACTTGGCCGAAAGCGAAATGTCGACCCAAGTGGTCGCGAAGAAACTGCCGGAAGAAAAGCTCGGTATTTTGGCCGAACTCGATGGCCAACTTCAATTGGTCGAGTACAGCGAACTGCCTTCCGAGCAAGCGGCTGACACCATCGCCGATGGTACCCTCAAGCATTGGGCAGGCAATATTGCCGTGCATGGTGTCAAAGTCTCGTTTCTACAACGCATGGCCAGTGAAGCAGGCAGCTTGCCTTGGCATAAAGCGATTAAGAAGATTCCGTTTGTCTCGCCGGCTGGCGATGTTGTAACGCCAGAATCCCCCAACGGGATCAAATTCGAACGCTTCATCTTCGACTTACTGCCCAAGGCACACAAACCGATGGTGGTGGAAGTTGCCCCGGCACTACGTTTTGCCCCAGTTAAAAACGCCGACGGAGCCCCCTCCGATACGCCACAATCGGCCATGGAAGCGATGTGTGCGATGCACCGCGGCTGGCTAACCGAGTGTGGTATCGCTTGTGATGAAAGCCGCAAAGTTGAAATCGGACCTCTAGTGGCTTTGGATGCTGCGGAGCTGAAAAAGAAGTTGGCAGAAGATCCTCAATTGGCGCAGACCGATTTGATCGACACTTAA
- a CDS encoding mannose-1-phosphate guanylyltransferase — translation MLHAIVMAGGSGTRFWPASRNDKPKQLLSMTGGATMMQATCDRLGDLVPADQLYIFTAQHLVEPIGKQLPKVPKNSIVGEPYKRDTAPCIGLAAFLVQKNDPDATMVVMPSDHVISPESVFREAIASAVSLVDAEPERIVTFGIRPTYPAETFGYIERGEPLFSDSLKAFQVKRFREKPKGETAQQYFESGQFYWNAGIFIWKAKTVLDALKKHEPEMYAHLEAIANAWGTAEQAEVFDREFGAIQGKSIDYAVMEHHADIVVVEAPFHWDDVGNWQSMARLHGQDDSGNTHLGDVLALDSRDCIVRGEDGHLIVTLGTKDLIVVHTPDATLVADKSREEDIRDVVKKLQQGDLERFL, via the coding sequence ATGCTGCATGCGATCGTGATGGCCGGAGGTTCCGGTACTCGGTTCTGGCCTGCCAGTCGTAACGATAAGCCCAAGCAACTCTTGAGCATGACCGGTGGGGCCACCATGATGCAGGCCACCTGCGATCGCTTGGGCGACCTCGTACCAGCCGATCAACTCTATATCTTCACCGCGCAGCACTTGGTTGAACCGATCGGCAAACAATTGCCGAAGGTACCGAAAAACTCGATTGTGGGCGAACCGTACAAACGAGATACGGCCCCCTGCATCGGGTTGGCAGCTTTCCTCGTGCAAAAGAACGATCCTGACGCGACGATGGTAGTGATGCCTTCCGATCACGTCATCTCGCCAGAATCCGTCTTTCGCGAAGCCATCGCATCGGCGGTTTCCTTAGTCGATGCCGAACCAGAACGGATTGTGACTTTTGGCATTCGCCCCACTTACCCGGCGGAAACGTTCGGCTATATCGAACGAGGCGAACCGCTTTTTTCTGATTCGCTAAAAGCATTTCAGGTCAAGCGATTTCGCGAAAAACCGAAAGGGGAAACTGCCCAGCAATACTTTGAGTCTGGCCAGTTCTACTGGAACGCTGGCATCTTCATCTGGAAGGCAAAAACGGTTCTCGATGCCTTGAAAAAGCACGAACCTGAGATGTATGCCCACCTGGAAGCAATCGCGAATGCTTGGGGGACGGCAGAGCAAGCCGAAGTATTCGATCGTGAGTTCGGTGCCATCCAAGGGAAGTCCATCGATTATGCGGTAATGGAGCATCACGCCGATATCGTGGTGGTCGAAGCTCCATTCCATTGGGATGATGTCGGCAACTGGCAAAGCATGGCTCGCCTGCATGGCCAAGACGACTCTGGCAATACGCATCTAGGCGACGTCCTGGCCCTCGATAGCCGAGACTGCATCGTGCGGGGCGAAGATGGTCACTTGATTGTCACGCTGGGGACAAAAGACCTGATTGTGGTTCACACGCCGGATGCTACCCTGGTTGCGGACAAGTCGCGGGAAGAAGATATTCGTGACGTGGTCAAAAAGCTGCAACAAGGTGATCTGGAACGATTCCTCTAA
- the ruvX gene encoding Holliday junction resolvase RuvX gives MSNQLPSIPEKGRIAAVDYGTVRIGIAITDPDRILCSPLENYNRRSLSKDAQYFRELAELERVVLFVVGLPVHLSGDESQKSHEARQFGKWLFETTNVPVAFYDERFTTSMAKDLLQEAGLTKKRRKARLDMLSAQILLTAFLENPGRSLGSIASLED, from the coding sequence ATGAGTAACCAACTTCCCTCCATTCCTGAAAAAGGGCGGATTGCTGCCGTCGATTATGGGACGGTACGTATTGGCATCGCGATTACCGATCCTGATCGCATCTTGTGCAGCCCGCTGGAAAATTACAATCGCCGTAGTCTCTCGAAAGACGCGCAATATTTCCGCGAACTCGCCGAATTGGAAAGAGTAGTCTTATTTGTGGTCGGGCTGCCGGTTCATTTGAGCGGAGACGAAAGCCAGAAATCGCACGAGGCCCGGCAGTTTGGCAAGTGGCTCTTCGAGACTACCAATGTCCCCGTGGCTTTCTACGACGAACGCTTTACTACCAGTATGGCCAAAGACCTGCTGCAAGAGGCTGGCCTCACCAAGAAACGTCGCAAAGCTCGCCTCGACATGCTCTCTGCCCAGATCTTATTGACCGCATTTCTGGAAAACCCAGGCCGTTCCCTCGGTAGCATTGCTTCCTTAGAAGATTGA